From the genome of Prunus persica cultivar Lovell chromosome G8, Prunus_persica_NCBIv2, whole genome shotgun sequence:
agaaaattaaaatcttGTCCTAACACTCTAAAATTCTGACTCAAAATTAGCCTGCATGAAAGGGTCGTACTTGAAAGGACTTCTTGACCTACTTCTCATGCATAAGaaagacaaatttaaaataacaaaaattgccCTGAGAAAATCGCACTTGCTGCACATGGCAGCACGTCAGCTAGGTTTCACCCACCAAATGGTAAGTTCCCATGGATAATGGTATGGATGATTAGTCAGTTCTCTCAACTATCCGATTAATGGGTGATCACTCTTTAACGTAAGAAGATTCAAGCTTTTCTAAACGGTTCCATTCTCTAGTTACAGCTTCACTGCTTCTACAAAAGCGCCTTTACCTTTCATGCCTGATTGAAATCTTTACAatagctttttatttttagaggCCAATCATTTACAATTTCATTCTACTAACCACTAATCACCGGAGTTCCAAAGCACTGAATTGAAATCCACAATCAATGTTAAAAATCGCTAGGCGGTAGGCGGGCGCCTaagcgttttttttttttttaatttgtaattattttgtattaattgCGGCCTGGTGGTGGTCGTCCCGGGTGGAGGcctggtggtggtggtctgtcgtgagagagagagagagagagagagagagagagagagagaggcagcgTTAAACtcggggaaaaaaaatatatttttaaaaggaaCCGACCCGCCCAGGCCGCCTAACTcccgcctagccgcctagccCCGCCTAGGCGGATTTTTCGAACACTCGACAATTTAACGTTAAAAATTGTCATAATCTAACAGAAATTAGCATGCTTTCGACAGATATTCACCAATACAATGCTATTCAGTTGCAAAAATACCTTttatccaaatccaaaaaccaaaaatataaaaacacgATTCATAAAATAGCAAATTCGACGAACCCATTAAACAACAATGTTCAGGGATCATAAATAccaaacagaagaagaagaagaagaagaaacgcAGGGAAGTGCAGCTAGCTaaccttttaagaaattggactGTGCAGCGAACACAACAGGAACAGAGCGATACCTCCGAGTCCTCTGCCTCTTATTAATTTGAAGAGCTGAGACCAAAGACTGCTTCTTTAACCTTAAAAATGAATTAGAAGAGAAGAATTGagagtgagagaaagctaGGGTTTGATTCTTGTAACATCTTGGAGAGTGTGGAATTATGCAGCAGAGGCTCTGCAACATAACTGAGCCAGCCATCAATATCTTTCTCCAATTTGATTACTTCACGCAGACTAATTGAGAGCTTGAACCGCCATTTTAGCTTTTACacagaaaaaaacaagagagactctctctctctctcccagcCTCACAAGCAGCTATCGCTAAATGCTAAGCCCAAATTGAATTTGGATCCTCTCGACTGTAAATACGAAGAGCCCCATAGAGTTATGGACCGCGAGTTTTCGTTCTTCTGGTTTTTGATGGTCTAGTAATTGGGCTTGAGTTTTAAGGGCCTCCTGGGCTATTTTCATGGAGTCCAAATCATAATTTGAAGCTATGgagattgatttattttttgtctgtACAAGTTTAGTACGAGGAGAGGGACTCAAACTCAGGTACAGTGGAACAAGCTCGTTGTCTTGGCCAATTGTTCTAATTGATCCATTGATGAGAAGAAGCTTGTTGCATAGGTTTGCGAAGGTTTTGTCAACACTGAAACGTGGATAGATTCCTTAGTGGGAGTTTCCCAAAACCATGCCTTAGAACTTCGGCCCATGGCCAACATTGTTCTCTGGCCTGtgctatatataattataacttttctttcttgtttccaCATTAGTAAGTTGtggtatttattttatttttaaattgacTTGTTAGAACatttaacaaaatttaatatatttataaaaaaaattaaactatcATAATGTGAATTAGGTCAATTGGATGAGATAGTGTATTGTCTTTTGTAGGCAATAATACTTTATATTCTTTTAAAATGTATTGACTCACTAACCAGTTAACGCTTGACTAAATTACAATACTTTAGAGCATCCAAAATGGGCTCCTTAAACCACCTCATTCGACAAATTTTAGAGAGGAATTATAAAAGTACAACTCCAACTATACTCCCTATCCGTCTCCTATAATGGGGAGACCTCTAGAAGCTATTAaatatgaggagagagaaaggactcctAATGGcttcctataatttaatgctgctttatttaatgagtatttcaaacctttatttaatgctaacttttttaaaaaaaaaatagagatggactaatgaaaaaagagttatagcatttatgaaTCCCTAAACTAGAGAACACAattgaagtttaaattttatagagagctcctaaaataacttttatatgtttttagctcaaatttaactaaaaaataaagggcATAATTATAGATGctcttatattattataagttACCAACAAGGCTGCATCTCTAGCTTATCAACATATGAAGAGCTTCTGACCTTAGTAGTCGACATAGTTTCCCACTCTatggttttcttattttgataATGGTGTactaaattacaaattaataagcctacaaacaaaaaagaaagaaaaaaagaaaaagaaaaaaagaagtgcaaTGATATGCCTTGCATTCAGAGATGAATTTGTCATAGAACTTAGAAAGAGTAACTGATGCCTATCTTGTTAACTGTGTCACATGGAATTCCTTTGTGTTATATTACATATAATAGTAATTCTTGCCATTGCTGCCTGTTTTTGTCTTCGGGAAGGGAAAAATCTCAAATGAGAAGAATTTGGCATGGCCAGAGAGATAGTTGACAGACATAATTAACAAATGCCTCTCCTTATTTTAACACTCAATTACACCACCTTCCTCTTCACTCTATAGCCAACAACAGCTAGctataatgaaaattttgaaaccaAATCtgtagctctctctctctctctctctctctctctctctctctctctctctctctgtgtagTCAAAAAAGCAAAGAGAGAATCAAAGATAATGTGGCAAATGGCCTTCATAAGAGGGGCTCTtttatcaaaaccaaaaacagcCCATTTCACTGAACCCATTGAGGAAAACAATGCAAGACACATGGTGTAGCAAACAGCCCTATTCAATTCAAAAATATGTAGCAAAGAAACAGAACCCCGAGGTGAAGGTGGTGGAGCTGGTGTGCCtgctttctttattcttttaaaACCTCTCTgtcttcatctctctatccTTTTCTTGCTTGACTGCGAAGGATGTATTAATTATAGAAAACCAGTAGAGTTTAAGAAAAGAATCAagaaaagagagggagagagagacccaATGCAAAACCAAGTAGAGTGTGGTTAGTGTTTTGAGGCAGTTTGGCAATGCCAATGCTGCTGATCAGGAAGTCTTGTATCtcccacaaccaccaccaaatgCCGAGGAAACTCTTCCCAActcacctccacctccaccacttCCTCTCTCACTATTCTCTCCtgctcttcttcctcctcacaCTTCTAACTTGTTCTGCTTCTGCTGCAAATGTTGAGGTTCTTACTCTACATTCATGGCTTCAAAGCTCTCCCTCCCCCTCACCCTCTTCTTCATCAGATTTCTCCAACTGGAACCCTTCAGACCAAAACCCTTGCAGCTGGTCCTACATAACTTGCTCTCCCCAAAATTTTGTCACTGAAATAAATATCCAGTCTGTTGAGCTAgcccttcccttcccttcaAATCTCTCCTCCCTTGCCTTCCTCCAAAGGCTCATCATTTCTGGTGCCAACCTCACTGGAACAGTGTCACTTGATATTGGTCATTGTAATGCACTTACTGTGATTGATGTTAGCTCAAACAGTCTTGTGGGTTCTATTCCTTCAAGCATTGGAAAGCTCCAAAATCTTCAGGACTTGATTTTGAACTCTAACCAGCTCACTGGGCAGATACCAAAAGAGCTCGGTGGTTGCATCAGCCTGAAGAATCTCCTTGTATTTGATAACTATCTCAGTGGGAGTGTTCCTGCTGAGCTTGGCAAACTATTAAACGTGGAAGTTATTCGTGCCGGTGGCAACAAAGACATTTCAGGAAAAATCCCGGATGAGCTTGGAAACTGCAAGAATTTGCAGGTGCTTGGTCTTGCTGATACTAAAATTTCCGGTTCCATCCCTGCATCATTGGGTAAACTAAGCATGCTTCAGACGCTTTCGGTTTATACTACCATGATATCCGGTGAGATTCCACCGGATATTGGCAACTGTTCTGAGCTTGTCAATCTATTTTTGTATGAGAATGACCTCTCTGGTTCACTGCCACCAGAGTTGGGTAAGCTTCAGAAGCTGGAGAAGATATTGCTGTGGCAGAACAATCTTGTTGGCAACATTCCTGAGGAAATTGGGAACTGCAGAAGCTTGAAGACTATAGATCTCTCTTTGAATTCTGTCTCTGGAAGCATACCCCAATCTTTTGGAAACCTCTCAAATCTTGAAGATCTTATGCTTAGTAACAATAACATTTCTGGTTCAATCCCATCAGTTCTTTCCAGTGCTACAAAACTCTTGCAGTTGCAGCTTGATACTAATCAGATATCAGGCTTAATCCCAACTGAGCTGGGAATGTTGACAGAGCTAAGAGTCTTTTTCGCTTGGCAGAACAAACTTGAAGGTAGCATTCCATCAGAATTGGCTGGTTGTAAGAGCCTCCAAGCTATTGATCTCTCACACAATGCCCTCACTGGTAGCTTACCTCCTGGCCTGTTTCAGCTGCAAAATTTAACGAAGCTTCTCTTGATTTCGAATGAAATTTCGGGGTCCATACCTGCAGTGATTGGAAACTGTAGTTCTCTTATCCGGCTCCGCCTCGTAAACAATAGAATCAGTGGAGAGATTCCAAAAGAAATTGGGCTCCTTGACAATCTTAGTTTCCTTGACCTGTCTGAAAACAATCTTGTTGGTCTAGTGCcagatgaaattggaaaatgcaGTGCATTACAGCTGCTGAACTTAAGTAACAACAGCCTTGGAGGTACTTTGCCtagccttttttcttctctcactAGGCTTGAGGTATTGGATGCCTCTGTGAATCGATTTGTGGGTCAGATTCCTGAGAGTTATGGTAGGCTTGCTTCACTTAACAGGCTCATCCTCAGCAAGAACTCACTCTCGGGACCAATCCCCTCTTCGCTTGGTCGCTGTTCTAGCCTTCAGCTACTTGATCTTAGCAGCAACAAGCTCACTGGCACAATCCCGGAGGACCTGTTTGAAATTGAAGCTCTTGACATTGCTTTAAACCTGAGTTTCAATGCCTTGTCTGGGATAATCCCACCACAGGTTTCTGCTCTTAATAAGCTATCCATACTAGACCTCTCACACAACAAGCTTGAAGGTGACTTGTTGGCACTATCCGGGCTCGAAAATCTTGTTTCTTTGAACATCTCATACAACAATTTCACCGGCTATCTTCCTGATGAAAAGCTGTTTCGGCAGTTGTCAGCAACGGACCTGGCAGGAAACGAAGGACTGTGCTCTAGAGGTCATGACTTTTGCTTCCTCAGCAATGGTACAACAATGAGCATGCCAAAAAGTGGCGGTTTCAGGAGGTCATGGAGGCTTAAGTTGGCCATTGGCTTGCTGACAACCTTGACCGTTGCCTTGACAATTTTTGGGGCTGTTGCAGTGTATCGAACACGAAAGATGATGGGAGAGGACAATGATTCCGAGATGGGAGGAGACTCTTGGCCTTGGCAGTTTACTCCATTCCAGAAGGTAAATTTCACGGTTGACCAAGTCCTGAAATGTCTGGTGGAAACCAATGTGATAGGAAAGGGATGTTCAGGAATTGTTTACCGGGCAGAAATGGAAACCGAAGACATTGCTGTAAAGAAGCTATGGCCAACAACAATAGCTACACGATACAATTGTCAAAATGACAGGTTCGGGATCAATGCAGAAGTTCGTGATTCCTTTTCTGCTGAGGTGAAGACCCTTGGCTCAATTCGCCACAAGAACATTGTTAGGTTCTTGGGTTGCTGTTGGAATCGAAACACAAGGTTGCTAATGTATGAGTACATGCCAAATGGGAGCTTGGGTGGCCTACTTCATGAAAGAAGTGGTAACTGCTTGGAATGGGACCTGAGATACAGGATAGTACTGGGAGCGGCACAGGGCCTGGCTTATTTGCACCATGACTGTGTTCCTCCAATTGTTCACAGGGACATCAAGGCCAACAACATCCTCATTGGTCCAGACTTTGACCCCTGCATTGCTGATTTCGGGCTTGCCAAGCTTGTCGATGAAGGAGACTTCGCTCGATCCTCCAACACCGTTGCTGGTTCTTATGGCTATATTGCTCCTGGTTAGTACAAATTCTTATGGCTACGTTATAAATTTCAATTAGTATgtatataaacaaaaagtgGCCATAAACTGCATCATGAATAACTTGACATTTGACTTAGTTTGACTGCTGGTTATGAAGTTTGACCACTTCAAACGACATTCCAGTGCTCCacattttcttggatttgatTTACAGAATACGGATACATGATGAAGATAACAGAGAAAAGTGATGTGTACAGCTATGGTGTAGTTGTGCTAGAAGTGCTAACAGGGAAGCAACCAATTGATCCAACCATACCAGATGGCCTGCACATTGTGGATTGGGTAAGGCAGAGGAGAGGGGGAGTTGAAGTTCTGGATGCAAGCCTACGGGCCCGGCCTGAATCCGAAATCGAAGAAATGTTGCAGACACTAGGTGTGGCTTTGCTCTGCATAAACTCAACCCCAGATGACAGGCCAACCATGAAAGATGTAGCAGCAATGCTCAAAGAAATAAGgcaggagagagaagagtgcATGAAAGCTAACATGCTTCTCAATGGTTCTGCTGAAAATGAAGGGCGAGAAAATATCAGTTGCAGTGTAGGAACCTCATCAGCCATGGTGGTGCAGCATTCTTCTTACCCTTCAAGTCACAGCACAAGCTTCTCTGCATCCTCATTGATATACACTTCTCCCCCTAATGTCAAAAACAACAGTTAACTGATCAAATAAGAAGTTATTTCAGACTTCAGCTTAGAAATTTGTTTTCTGcttgagtttttgtttcaaattagGCTCAGGTTTTTCTTTGTGTAAAATTGAGGAGAAGTTTTAATAATCAGAAGCAGCGAAAGTCACTTCTTGGTTTTTATGTAGAGGTGATCCCTGTCTTGGTTGACATTTGACTTAGTTTGACTGCTGGTTATGAAGTTTGACCACTTCAAACGACATTCCAGTGTATGTCGTTTGGCCACGTAGTGTCATATGGATTATGGGCCATATCAAACAAGAAATATGTGTGGACTGGACTATAGGGAATGTAGCGAAATTCGATGGTGAGAACAACATATATGACCGCTCATGTGAACATTTATATTAGTCACAAGAtcatttcattaaatttaaatgaagTTACTATATAAGATcattttaagtgaaattactaTTCAGATTATTCCTATAACTAATATAAAGATCCATCTCTCACCATAAAACGACTGAGAGAATGTAATTAGTTGAGCTACTGCTGAAAGCAGACCATACATTGTAGAACTTTCTAAATttccagaagaagaaaaaaagggaactTTTTACCAAGAAAAAGTTACAAGATGGTCAATTAAATGGTTTACAAGCAATTGGGAAGGGAAATTTACACAAATATGCATTGAGTGTCCAGAAAGTGGAAGTGAAAGAGCTCGACGACTTCAGCTATACCCCACTAAAGTCAATTAaatggttttaaattttaaagaaaagatGGAAAATTTTCCCATTACATATTCTAAAGACCTTTCGAAAACTTTAAGAAATGGCAAATATTATACAATAATTGCATGTAACACAAACATTTCAATATGATCAAATATCAGGCCatcaatttataattaatttaaccACATGCAGCAATGCAAAcatgattttgaaatttttttagtacatacatacatatacataatGAATGAGCGAGCATTATACATCCCTTCTCATATACATGATTTACGAATTAAGTTCTACAAAATACAACATCAATAAttaacaaaacacaacacCCACTAATTAACACTTAATTGGGGTCACATTTTGACACTGCAACcccaaaacacacacacacacatatatatatatatatataatcatacACTATTTTGAACCCTCTATACGTcagatggtttttttttttcatctctaAAACCAAAAGCCCTGCCATACCGACTGAACCAACCTGCGCAAAAAAGCTTGAATATTTTCAAAACGCAGTGTGATCGCTTTTGGAGACAGTAATCTACATTGACTTTGACTGGAGAGAAAATCGACCAATTAACGATGAGGAGGAGCTTCAACAATCCCCCAGGCTATTCTTTACCGTCCATCTGCCCATCCATTTTCGAGcatggaagagagagaaaaacaaagtagGAAGATGTGGCCTTCTGTTTCGATTTCGTTTGCTTGCTTTGCTTGTCTCTCACTTTACTGTTTCTTGTGTGTGGCTGAGGCTGAGGCTGAGGAAGGTGACGAACCATTAGTGCCAGCTGGAGTGCTTGCATGCTGGTTCCTTTGCGACTTTCCCGGCCTTTTGTTGCCCTCTGATTTTGCCCCGGCGTGCCGTACCTTCACTCCTCGTATCATCTGTATATTAATGTATAAAtacacataaaaaattaacattATACGAAAAATTAGTCACTAACTAATTCGTAGATTAGTGTTTGATTAGGATAATACTAATAAACATACATATTTGTTACATTTCACGTCTGAGTAGATGACTATGAAGTCCCCTTCTTGGAGTCCATTGGCTCTCACAAAATCTCCTTCAACCACATAATAATAAATCCATGACAAgttcagaaaacaaaacaacaattcATGACAAATTAAGAGCAAGAAAATTGCGCTATGTGCACCTGTGTTTTCTAGGAGATACATCCTGCTTTTATTGTTGGGCCAGTACCTGAAACTCCACATATAGATAGAAAAAGAGGAGCAAAATAATTACTTACAATTTCTCGGACGACCGTATcgaaaacaattaattaa
Proteins encoded in this window:
- the LOC18768605 gene encoding LRR receptor-like serine/threonine-protein kinase RCH1, translating into MPMLLIRKSCISHNHHQMPRKLFPTHLHLHHFLSHYSLLLFFLLTLLTCSASAANVEVLTLHSWLQSSPSPSPSSSSDFSNWNPSDQNPCSWSYITCSPQNFVTEINIQSVELALPFPSNLSSLAFLQRLIISGANLTGTVSLDIGHCNALTVIDVSSNSLVGSIPSSIGKLQNLQDLILNSNQLTGQIPKELGGCISLKNLLVFDNYLSGSVPAELGKLLNVEVIRAGGNKDISGKIPDELGNCKNLQVLGLADTKISGSIPASLGKLSMLQTLSVYTTMISGEIPPDIGNCSELVNLFLYENDLSGSLPPELGKLQKLEKILLWQNNLVGNIPEEIGNCRSLKTIDLSLNSVSGSIPQSFGNLSNLEDLMLSNNNISGSIPSVLSSATKLLQLQLDTNQISGLIPTELGMLTELRVFFAWQNKLEGSIPSELAGCKSLQAIDLSHNALTGSLPPGLFQLQNLTKLLLISNEISGSIPAVIGNCSSLIRLRLVNNRISGEIPKEIGLLDNLSFLDLSENNLVGLVPDEIGKCSALQLLNLSNNSLGGTLPSLFSSLTRLEVLDASVNRFVGQIPESYGRLASLNRLILSKNSLSGPIPSSLGRCSSLQLLDLSSNKLTGTIPEDLFEIEALDIALNLSFNALSGIIPPQVSALNKLSILDLSHNKLEGDLLALSGLENLVSLNISYNNFTGYLPDEKLFRQLSATDLAGNEGLCSRGHDFCFLSNGTTMSMPKSGGFRRSWRLKLAIGLLTTLTVALTIFGAVAVYRTRKMMGEDNDSEMGGDSWPWQFTPFQKVNFTVDQVLKCLVETNVIGKGCSGIVYRAEMETEDIAVKKLWPTTIATRYNCQNDRFGINAEVRDSFSAEVKTLGSIRHKNIVRFLGCCWNRNTRLLMYEYMPNGSLGGLLHERSGNCLEWDLRYRIVLGAAQGLAYLHHDCVPPIVHRDIKANNILIGPDFDPCIADFGLAKLVDEGDFARSSNTVAGSYGYIAPEYGYMMKITEKSDVYSYGVVVLEVLTGKQPIDPTIPDGLHIVDWVRQRRGGVEVLDASLRARPESEIEEMLQTLGVALLCINSTPDDRPTMKDVAAMLKEIRQEREECMKANMLLNGSAENEGRENISCSVGTSSAMVVQHSSYPSSHSTSFSASSLIYTSPPNVKNNS